One segment of Candidatus Paceibacterota bacterium DNA contains the following:
- a CDS encoding toprim domain-containing protein yields the protein MTEQITKLAELFSRFPGVGQKQAKRFVYFLLGQNPVFTKKLIQEIDLLKKSASACHECFRFFFNPNDKNLCSICSDGKREKILMIVSRDLDIENIEKAGEFKGRYFVLGGSLPILEKEPAKKIRIIELLNYLEKLGHGKHVGEIILATDFNPEGENTAEFVKKQIEPLSKKFGFKISSLGKGLSLGTELEYSDPETIKNALKNRH from the coding sequence ATGACCGAGCAAATTACAAAACTTGCCGAACTTTTTTCGCGTTTCCCCGGAGTTGGGCAGAAGCAAGCCAAAAGATTTGTTTATTTTTTGCTCGGGCAAAATCCGGTTTTCACAAAAAAACTGATTCAAGAAATAGATTTGCTGAAAAAAAGCGCTTCAGCTTGCCACGAATGTTTTCGTTTCTTCTTCAACCCAAATGATAAAAATCTCTGCTCAATTTGTAGTGACGGAAAACGAGAGAAAATTTTGATGATTGTCAGTCGAGATTTGGATATTGAAAATATAGAAAAAGCCGGTGAGTTTAAGGGGCGATATTTTGTTTTGGGCGGCAGTTTGCCGATTTTGGAAAAAGAACCGGCAAAAAAGATTAGAATCATAGAACTTCTAAATTATTTGGAAAAACTGGGACACGGAAAACATGTTGGCGAAATAATTTTAGCGACCGACTTCAATCCGGAAGGTGAAAACACCGCCGAGTTTGTCAAAAAACAAATAGAACCGCTTTCAAAAAAATTTGGCTTTAAAATTTCATCTTTAGGCAAGGGCTTGTCGCTTGGCACCGAACTTGAATACTCCGATCCGGAAACCATTAAAAATGCCCTGAAAAATAGACATTAA
- the dnaB gene encoding replicative DNA helicase codes for MAKQPFNLRIPPQSLDAEKALLGSIMLRSDTLYEIIDIIAPTTFYARKHRLIFEAMMDLFKKNNPIDLLSVSSRLAEKKVLEEIGGASYLTEIANGVPTATNVRHYAEIVRKKHIMRLLIEASEQIANLGYDEASELEEILDRAEKQVFEITSTGSTFRFSELKNELSEAWERLDRLHNMKGEHRGVPTGFPEIDHKLAGLQNSDLIILAARPSMGKTSLALDIARQTAVNHGNPVGIFSLEMSSQQLVDRLLAAQAQVDAWKLRTGKLSREEDFAAIRQSLDKLSQAPIFIDDQPGSNILKMRAVARRLKAEKGLKLLIVDYLQLMVPVGARANDNLVQQVTEISRSLKHLARELDIPVLALSQLSRAVESRGGRPRLSDLRDSGSLEQDADVVMFIHREDRYKEDSDKTNIAEILIEKHRNGETGKVELYFNDKKATFQNIDKSNFGGAELSSEDF; via the coding sequence ATGGCAAAGCAACCTTTCAACCTAAGAATCCCACCGCAGTCTCTAGATGCTGAAAAAGCCCTTCTTGGTTCAATAATGCTCCGGAGTGATACTCTCTATGAAATTATAGACATCATCGCGCCAACGACTTTTTACGCCAGAAAACATCGCTTGATTTTTGAGGCGATGATGGATCTTTTCAAGAAAAACAATCCGATTGATTTACTCTCGGTCTCTTCGCGTTTGGCGGAGAAAAAAGTGCTAGAAGAAATTGGAGGGGCGAGCTATCTGACAGAAATTGCCAATGGCGTTCCAACCGCCACCAACGTCCGTCATTACGCTGAAATAGTCAGAAAAAAACACATTATGCGACTTCTGATTGAGGCCTCCGAACAAATCGCCAATTTGGGATATGACGAAGCGTCAGAATTGGAAGAAATTTTAGACCGCGCTGAAAAACAAGTCTTTGAAATAACATCCACAGGTAGCACTTTTCGTTTTTCCGAATTGAAAAACGAACTGTCAGAGGCCTGGGAGCGTTTGGATAGATTGCACAATATGAAAGGTGAACACCGCGGAGTACCGACCGGTTTTCCAGAAATTGACCACAAACTAGCCGGCCTACAAAATTCCGACTTGATAATTTTGGCCGCCAGACCGTCAATGGGAAAAACCTCCTTGGCACTTGATATCGCTCGACAGACTGCCGTCAATCATGGAAATCCAGTCGGAATCTTTTCTCTGGAAATGAGCTCGCAACAACTAGTAGATCGACTGCTTGCCGCTCAAGCTCAAGTTGACGCTTGGAAATTGCGAACTGGAAAACTCTCGCGTGAGGAAGATTTCGCCGCTATCCGTCAGTCTCTGGACAAACTCTCCCAAGCCCCAATCTTTATCGACGACCAGCCGGGTAGTAATATCTTAAAAATGCGAGCGGTAGCAAGACGACTAAAAGCCGAAAAGGGCTTGAAGCTTTTGATTGTTGACTATCTTCAACTTATGGTGCCAGTCGGCGCCAGAGCCAACGACAATCTGGTCCAGCAAGTGACTGAAATTTCAAGGTCCTTAAAACATTTGGCGCGCGAACTTGATATTCCGGTTTTAGCACTCTCCCAGCTTTCTAGAGCGGTGGAGTCGCGTGGTGGTCGGCCTCGACTTTCGGATCTTCGTGATTCAGGATCATTAGAACAAGATGCGGATGTTGTAATGTTTATCCACCGCGAAGATAGATACAAAGAAGATTCGGATAAAACCAACATTGCTGAAATTTTGATTGAAAAGCATCGCAACGGCGAAACTGGCAAAGTTGAACTTTATTTCAACGACAAAAAAGCGACTTTCCAAAATATAGATAAAAGTAATTTTGGTGGCGCCGAACTTTCATCTGAAGATTTCTAA
- a CDS encoding sugar phosphate nucleotidyltransferase, with protein MWKAVILAAGRGTRMGDLTNGTPKPLLKVLGKTLLERKLDELPESIHEIIIIVGYHGEQIIESLGDQYKDKKISYVWQKELKGTAHALWQAKGLLKGRFLVLMGDDIYCKEDIDACLKEDWAVLVKEVDFLEAGGKVVLNPDGSLKDIVEGAHHHEHNALVNAGLYVLGPEIFDYDLVQIPGKTEYGLPQTLIPLLGKFSIKVVKSKFWLSQTAPNDLETAEKELLSGTRESKT; from the coding sequence ATGTGGAAAGCAGTAATTTTAGCAGCCGGCAGGGGAACCAGAATGGGGGACTTGACCAATGGAACTCCAAAGCCACTTTTAAAAGTGTTGGGCAAAACCCTTCTTGAGCGGAAGCTTGATGAGTTACCGGAAAGCATTCACGAAATAATTATTATTGTTGGTTATCACGGCGAACAGATTATTGAATCTCTGGGAGACCAATACAAAGACAAAAAAATTTCTTACGTTTGGCAGAAAGAATTGAAGGGAACCGCTCATGCCCTGTGGCAGGCGAAAGGCCTTTTAAAAGGAAGATTTTTAGTTTTGATGGGTGATGATATTTACTGCAAAGAAGATATTGATGCGTGCCTCAAAGAAGATTGGGCGGTTTTAGTGAAAGAAGTTGATTTTTTGGAAGCCGGCGGAAAAGTTGTTTTGAATCCGGACGGCAGTTTGAAAGACATTGTTGAAGGCGCGCACCATCACGAACACAACGCTTTGGTAAATGCCGGACTTTATGTTTTAGGTCCGGAAATTTTTGATTATGATTTAGTCCAAATTCCCGGCAAGACAGAATATGGTTTACCGCAAACACTTATTCCACTTTTGGGAAAATTCTCAATAAAAGTTGTTAAAAGCAAATTCTGGCTCTCCCAAACAGCTCCGAACGATTTGGAAACAGCGGAGAAAGAATTGCTTTCTGGAACTCGGGAATCCAAAACTTGA
- the cysS gene encoding cysteine--tRNA ligase yields the protein MIKFFNTLTRKKENFRPIKKKAVQIYSCGPTVYDRQHIGNLRSAVIWDILRRTLEFNGLKVRQVVNITDFGHLTSDADSGEDKMTKGLKKEGLALTLENMKKLGEKYAEFYLDDRKKLNTLSPFKFPFASDHISEDIEFIKKLEKKGYVYILDDGVYFETEKFPAYGKLGGLSEIQETRIGKNQKKKNPRDFVLWKMNEKIGWDSPWGKGFPGWHIECSVMSEKYLGKTFDIHTGGIEHIPIHHNNEIAQSESVNGKKMANFWMHNEHLIMPEGKMAKSLGNTITLTEIEEKGFDPLAFRYWLLGAHYRSPISFSWDALEASQTAFEKIKNQIQEIKSKGKMSDRHLKKFKEAVNDDLNTPKALAILWEVLKDESLTPQDKKKTVLEMDKVFGLGLATLKKESITIPSEVKSLVEQREKARREKNWGEADRLRSEIEKKGFEIKDTNKGPVIKNC from the coding sequence ATGATTAAATTTTTCAACACTCTGACTCGCAAAAAAGAGAATTTTCGTCCGATAAAAAAGAAAGCAGTACAAATCTACAGCTGTGGTCCGACCGTCTATGACCGCCAGCATATCGGCAACCTTCGTTCAGCGGTCATCTGGGATATTTTGCGCCGGACTTTGGAATTCAACGGCCTAAAAGTCCGGCAGGTCGTAAACATTACCGACTTTGGCCACCTGACCTCTGACGCTGATTCCGGCGAAGATAAGATGACTAAAGGACTTAAAAAAGAGGGGCTGGCCCTAACTCTTGAAAACATGAAAAAACTCGGAGAAAAATACGCCGAGTTTTATCTCGATGATAGAAAAAAATTAAATACTCTCTCCCCTTTCAAGTTTCCCTTTGCCAGCGACCACATATCTGAAGATATTGAGTTCATAAAAAAACTGGAAAAAAAGGGATATGTTTACATTTTAGACGACGGAGTATATTTTGAGACCGAAAAATTTCCGGCTTATGGAAAACTTGGCGGCCTGTCGGAAATTCAAGAAACCCGTATCGGCAAGAATCAAAAAAAGAAAAATCCGAGAGATTTTGTTTTGTGGAAAATGAATGAAAAAATCGGTTGGGATAGCCCTTGGGGCAAAGGTTTTCCCGGTTGGCACATTGAGTGTTCGGTAATGAGCGAGAAATATCTTGGTAAAACTTTTGACATCCATACTGGTGGCATAGAACACATTCCGATTCACCATAATAATGAAATTGCTCAAAGTGAATCGGTAAACGGAAAAAAGATGGCCAACTTTTGGATGCACAACGAACACCTGATAATGCCCGAAGGTAAAATGGCAAAGTCGCTCGGTAACACCATAACGCTAACAGAAATTGAAGAAAAAGGATTTGACCCGCTGGCTTTCCGATATTGGCTTTTAGGCGCGCATTATCGCTCCCCTATTTCTTTTTCTTGGGACGCTCTTGAGGCCTCGCAAACTGCTTTTGAAAAAATTAAAAATCAAATTCAAGAAATCAAAAGTAAAGGAAAAATGTCAGACAGACATTTGAAGAAATTTAAAGAAGCTGTCAATGATGATTTAAATACCCCAAAAGCTCTTGCAATTCTTTGGGAGGTCTTGAAAGATGAAAGTTTAACACCTCAAGACAAGAAAAAAACTGTTCTGGAAATGGATAAAGTTTTCGGGCTGGGCTTGGCGACTCTCAAAAAAGAATCGATCACAATTCCTTCTGAAGTCAAAAGTTTGGTCGAGCAAAGAGAAAAAGCCCGCCGAGAAAAAAACTGGGGTGAAGCCGATAGATTAAGGAGTGAAATAGAAAAGAAGGGTTTTGAAATTAAAGACACAAACAAAGGGCCGGTGATAAAGAATTGCTAA
- the topA gene encoding type I DNA topoisomerase yields the protein MTTTLVIVESPAKEKTISKYLGKGYTVKASIGHIRDLPKSNKKAIDIEAGFVPHYEISPGKERVVAEIKNSARKADEILLATDPDREGEAIAWHISKAADLKNPKRIVFYEITKDAVLEALKHPRKIDINLKEAQEARRVLDRLVGYDLSGLIWKKVRYGLSAGRVQSPALRIIMEREREIRAFESHKFWVITADVLNKNKEPLTLTCSEEPTDFQEVQRILENGKVAKWRVKEVKESEAKRSPRAPFITSTLQQTASSRLGFSPAKTMSVAQKLYEAGLITYMRTDSTNLSSSAQAQIAKIINEKYGKDYFSPRNYKTKSKSAQEAHEAIRPSDASKEMAGQNEDQKKLYRLIWQRTVSSQMSDAKILRSKITAKTTESDIPEFYATGSRIIFDGWLKVDSAAKGEDLILPKVSEGEELFLQEIKTEEKETQPPSRYTEAGLIKELEKRGIGRPSTYASIIKTIQDRGYVEKRPETGGKALFPTDTGDVVSTFLEENFTQYVSDTFTAEMEDKLDLVAQGKLKYEEILGDFYKPFLKEVKSKEKMEKITNLGKADAKLKCPKCKSPMIIKLSKSGKFLSCEKFPECSGARTIEGEELQGPKETGEDCPECSKGRLIERDGRYGRFVSCNRYPKCKFIKKDPEAEKKASTGVKCPECNSPDGGGELTEKRGRFGVFYACTNYPKCKFTIKSKPTGEICKLCGSLMMEGTKTIPERCSDKNCPNHNPHKLNK from the coding sequence ATGACAACTACACTAGTCATAGTAGAGTCGCCTGCTAAAGAGAAAACAATTTCAAAATATCTGGGCAAGGGCTACACGGTTAAGGCCTCAATTGGCCATATCCGCGATCTGCCAAAAAGTAATAAAAAAGCTATAGATATTGAAGCTGGCTTCGTGCCACATTATGAAATTTCCCCGGGCAAAGAAAGAGTGGTTGCGGAAATTAAAAACTCGGCGAGAAAGGCCGACGAAATTTTGTTAGCAACCGATCCAGATCGAGAGGGCGAAGCCATTGCATGGCATATTTCTAAAGCCGCTGATTTGAAAAATCCTAAAAGGATAGTTTTTTATGAAATTACAAAAGATGCGGTGTTGGAAGCTTTAAAACATCCGAGGAAAATTGATATAAATCTAAAAGAAGCCCAAGAAGCGAGAAGGGTTCTCGATCGACTTGTCGGCTATGACCTTTCTGGGCTTATTTGGAAAAAAGTTCGGTATGGACTTTCAGCCGGCCGAGTTCAATCCCCCGCACTTCGAATAATAATGGAGCGCGAGCGAGAGATCAGAGCTTTTGAATCTCATAAATTTTGGGTCATAACGGCAGACGTATTAAATAAGAATAAAGAACCTCTCACCCTGACTTGTTCGGAAGAACCAACCGATTTTCAAGAGGTTCAAAGAATTCTGGAAAACGGCAAGGTGGCGAAGTGGCGAGTTAAGGAAGTAAAAGAGAGCGAAGCAAAAAGATCGCCGAGGGCACCCTTTATCACCTCAACGCTTCAACAAACCGCGAGCTCGCGACTCGGCTTTTCTCCGGCAAAAACCATGTCCGTCGCGCAAAAACTTTATGAGGCCGGACTGATTACATACATGAGAACGGACAGTACAAACTTAAGTTCGTCTGCTCAAGCCCAAATTGCCAAAATCATCAACGAAAAATACGGTAAAGACTACTTTTCACCAAGAAACTACAAGACCAAAAGCAAATCCGCCCAAGAAGCTCACGAAGCTATTCGACCATCAGATGCCAGCAAAGAAATGGCGGGCCAAAATGAAGACCAGAAAAAATTATATAGACTGATTTGGCAAAGAACTGTAAGTTCGCAAATGTCGGACGCTAAAATCTTGAGAAGCAAAATAACCGCAAAGACCACCGAATCTGACATACCGGAATTTTACGCCACTGGCTCCCGAATTATTTTTGACGGCTGGCTTAAAGTTGACTCGGCTGCCAAAGGAGAAGATCTGATCTTGCCCAAAGTTTCCGAGGGTGAAGAGTTGTTTCTTCAAGAAATCAAAACTGAAGAAAAAGAAACACAGCCGCCGTCGCGTTATACTGAAGCCGGCTTAATTAAGGAATTGGAAAAAAGAGGAATCGGCCGGCCTTCAACCTACGCTTCCATTATTAAAACCATTCAAGATCGCGGTTATGTTGAGAAACGTCCGGAAACTGGCGGAAAAGCCCTGTTCCCCACTGATACGGGCGACGTGGTCAGCACTTTTTTGGAAGAAAATTTTACTCAATACGTAAGCGATACTTTCACCGCGGAGATGGAAGATAAGCTCGACCTTGTCGCGCAAGGAAAATTAAAATACGAAGAAATTTTGGGGGATTTTTATAAACCTTTTCTTAAAGAAGTAAAATCAAAAGAAAAAATGGAAAAAATAACCAATCTGGGGAAAGCGGACGCGAAACTCAAATGTCCAAAATGTAAAAGTCCCATGATTATCAAACTTAGCAAGTCTGGAAAGTTTTTAAGCTGTGAAAAATTCCCAGAATGTAGCGGTGCTAGAACAATTGAAGGTGAGGAACTTCAAGGTCCAAAAGAAACCGGCGAAGACTGCCCAGAATGCAGTAAGGGTCGGCTCATAGAAAGAGACGGTAGATACGGCCGGTTTGTTTCTTGTAATCGCTATCCAAAATGCAAATTTATCAAAAAAGACCCGGAGGCAGAAAAGAAGGCCTCAACCGGTGTCAAATGCCCAGAATGTAATTCGCCAGATGGCGGAGGAGAGCTGACAGAAAAACGCGGACGTTTCGGAGTTTTTTACGCTTGCACAAATTATCCGAAATGTAAATTTACAATCAAATCAAAACCGACCGGCGAAATCTGTAAGCTCTGTGGTTCACTTATGATGGAAGGGACAAAAACAATCCCAGAAAGATGTTCGGATAAAAATTGTCCTAATCATAATCCGCATAAACTAAACAAATAG